Proteins co-encoded in one Schaalia radingae genomic window:
- the cas2 gene encoding CRISPR-associated endonuclease Cas2, with amino-acid sequence MWCLVMFDLPVLTKVQRRDASNFRHFLLDRGFSMVQLSVYVKYWPTCGIDMVTVKSIKGALPPGGQVRVIPITDRQWSGGFRFQSATECPVEDEPEQLTIF; translated from the coding sequence ATGTGGTGCTTGGTGATGTTTGATCTTCCAGTCTTGACCAAGGTGCAGAGACGGGATGCCAGTAATTTTCGTCATTTTCTGCTAGATCGGGGTTTCTCAATGGTTCAGCTGAGCGTGTATGTGAAGTATTGGCCAACTTGCGGAATCGATATGGTCACAGTTAAGTCTATTAAAGGTGCTCTCCCGCCCGGTGGGCAGGTTCGTGTCATCCCGATTACAGATCGTCAGTGGTCGGGCGGTTTCAGATTCCAGTCTGCAACGGAGTGTCCTGTAGAGGACGAACCTGAGCAGCTAACAATTTTCTGA
- a CDS encoding MarC family protein: MNVAEILNIGLLATTFTKLFVIMDPIGTVPVFLSLTGRYSVADKRRAAVQATVTSLGVILLFAAIGQYILQFLEISTESLQLSGGFLLFLVAMELLTEKDQDEPDTGDHNVNVALVPLGTPLLAGPGAIVAVMVAVTNSGKTISGWVAVALAVVLMHVVIWLTMRFSVELAKFLGQGGIMILTKIAGLLLAAIATQMVMTAIFTFVRHAGL, encoded by the coding sequence GTGAACGTCGCTGAGATCCTCAATATCGGTTTGCTCGCCACGACGTTTACGAAGCTGTTTGTCATCATGGACCCGATTGGGACGGTCCCGGTGTTTTTGTCGCTCACGGGGCGCTATTCGGTGGCCGACAAGAGGCGCGCCGCAGTGCAGGCCACGGTCACCTCGCTGGGTGTGATCTTGCTGTTCGCTGCGATCGGACAGTACATTTTGCAGTTCCTGGAGATTTCCACTGAATCGCTGCAACTGTCGGGCGGTTTCCTGTTGTTCCTGGTGGCGATGGAGTTGCTGACGGAAAAAGACCAGGACGAACCTGACACTGGGGATCACAATGTCAACGTCGCGCTGGTTCCGCTGGGCACGCCCCTCCTGGCCGGTCCGGGCGCAATCGTTGCCGTCATGGTGGCGGTGACGAATTCGGGTAAGACAATCTCGGGGTGGGTGGCAGTTGCCCTGGCGGTCGTGCTGATGCACGTGGTGATTTGGCTGACGATGCGTTTTTCCGTTGAGCTGGCCAAATTCCTGGGCCAGGGTGGCATCATGATCCTGACGAAGATCGCCGGTTTGCTGCTGGCGGCGATTGCCACACAGATGGTGATGACAGCGATCTTCACTTTTGTGCGTCATGCGGGGTTGTAG
- a CDS encoding PHP domain-containing protein, giving the protein MIRIDPHTHSACSDGTDTPAQLMMAASRVGLDVVGLTDHDTTAGWEDAAAMVERTGVALMRGIEMSTASNGISAHVLAYMPDPSFPELVETMRRSRESREERARKIVQNLSADFPITWDAVVAQTRGENVPVGRPHIADALVEAGVFPDRGAAFDGALHPSLKYYVHYWAPDPVDTVRLIRRAGGVPVLAHPRARARQRILSEDVIADMAEAGLFGLERDHRDHDAAAREEVERIADRLGLHVTGSSDYHGQGKPNQLGENLTSEYVYRAVEEQASLEVVRP; this is encoded by the coding sequence ATGATCCGCATTGACCCGCATACTCACTCGGCCTGCTCGGATGGGACGGACACTCCCGCTCAACTCATGATGGCTGCATCCCGCGTGGGCCTGGACGTGGTGGGGCTGACTGATCACGACACGACCGCCGGGTGGGAGGACGCGGCGGCGATGGTGGAGCGCACCGGGGTGGCGCTCATGCGTGGCATTGAAATGTCCACAGCGTCGAACGGGATCAGTGCTCACGTGCTGGCGTACATGCCTGACCCCTCGTTCCCTGAGCTGGTTGAGACGATGCGGCGCTCGCGGGAATCGCGCGAGGAACGGGCACGCAAGATTGTGCAGAACCTGTCGGCAGACTTTCCGATCACGTGGGACGCTGTCGTTGCGCAGACGCGGGGCGAGAACGTGCCGGTGGGGCGCCCTCACATTGCTGACGCATTGGTCGAGGCAGGTGTGTTCCCTGATCGGGGGGCTGCATTTGACGGAGCCCTGCATCCCTCGTTGAAGTACTACGTGCACTACTGGGCTCCTGACCCGGTTGATACCGTTCGTCTGATTCGTCGCGCGGGCGGTGTCCCGGTTCTGGCGCATCCGAGGGCGAGGGCGAGGCAGCGAATCCTGAGCGAAGACGTCATTGCTGACATGGCGGAAGCCGGTTTATTCGGTCTGGAACGTGACCACCGCGACCACGACGCTGCTGCTCGTGAGGAAGTGGAGCGCATCGCGGATCGGCTGGGACTGCATGTGACAGGATCGTCGGACTATCACGGCCAGGGAAAGCCGAACCAGCTTGGAGAAAATCTGACATCAGAGTATGTTTATCGGGCAGTGGAAGAACAAGCCAGCCTGGAGGTCGTACGCCCGTGA
- the cas9 gene encoding type II CRISPR RNA-guided endonuclease Cas9 (Cas9, originally named Csn1, is the large, multifunctional signature protein of type II CRISPR/Cas systems. It is well known even to general audiences because its RNA-guided endonuclease activity has made it a popular tool for custom editing of eukaryotic genomes.): MEQEAMTQRHYRAGIDVGTNSIGFSLVEVDDDGYPTDLTNSVVVIHDSGVDPDAQDAGDSRRAVSGVARRARRLYKRAKKRLDRLDAYIESLGWPLIDHESYQDPRRAWSIRAALANEQITDSTVLHEYLSVAMVHIAHHRGWRNPYQRVESLLREQEPSSKLEGLRKRVENLIGRNLSEDLTAGQLINEALRVNPQTKLRGSSGLLGGTLLQSDYVIEIRKIQETQGLSRALVDELIRRVFDSVSPVGSARERVGKDALPGQQQKPRAEKAQPAFQVFRIVSVVANLRIGKGREQRILSKQEKDTVVDFLLHSSAPEQITWDAVAELLKIERPSLRGVARAGIDGESVSGRPPTDATTQVIRSLKIPTLQEWWEQADEIAQETFIDLRSNVGSDDLDPDSLQEITRLISAFSDDEREKLEEATFPMGRAVYSVDSLRRLTECMREDGIDLYEARRKEFGVSEDWEPPAEDIGAPVGNPSVDRVTKQVARWLSAVEKRWGVPDSINIENVRDGFSSEHVTREIMLQNKKSQERNERIVHEIHERRGIDGPVRRSDIIRYKVFSRQEGICLYCGEPLSIENFEVDHIVPRSGPSSTNKMHNLAAVCRTCNHQKSGMPFALWAENSDRDGVSLEGAINRVGMWLPDPGMSRKDFGRQKQETIRRLKRKQIDEPLDDRSMESVAWMANELRRRIDYHFNHEEKKTVVRVFRGSLTAEARRASGLEGKVKLIGGHGKTRFDRRHHAMDALTIALLRPSVAHTLVLRQNIRYAERLTQSPQTWKEFTGLTIADRQIWNHWLQEMDLATEYFNSRISADTIPVMQNLRLKLGNGAAHKAKIGKLEHVKLSDAMPVQSIDRASTPALWWVLTHQPDFDRESGLPADPSRRIVVNGVHYTGESAVDLFPKLVPAVKVRNGWASTSSSIHHVRIFKVDGKKPKYYQLRVFKTDLIPYAHEDLFTVQIPAKSISVRTALPALRKAIASGQARQVGWLVRGDELRLRATNFTKGKIADFFQDFPDMVSWRVTGFESTRQINLRPSLLALEGAPEQISPAVLEILNRSWRPTFSDLFTNGNPVIIRRNALGEPREASNSGLPLSMTL; this comes from the coding sequence ATGGAACAAGAAGCAATGACGCAACGGCATTATCGCGCAGGAATTGATGTTGGAACGAACTCAATAGGGTTTTCTCTCGTCGAGGTCGATGACGACGGTTATCCTACCGATCTAACAAATTCGGTGGTCGTTATACACGATTCGGGTGTCGATCCTGATGCGCAAGACGCAGGAGACTCACGCCGCGCTGTTTCAGGCGTAGCAAGGCGTGCACGACGTCTCTATAAACGGGCGAAGAAGCGCCTCGACAGGCTAGATGCGTATATTGAATCTTTAGGATGGCCGCTTATTGACCATGAGTCCTATCAAGATCCACGGCGGGCGTGGAGCATTCGGGCAGCCTTAGCAAATGAGCAAATTACTGATTCCACGGTCCTACATGAGTATTTGTCTGTTGCGATGGTGCATATTGCTCACCATCGGGGCTGGCGTAATCCATATCAACGAGTGGAATCTCTTTTACGAGAGCAAGAGCCAAGTAGCAAACTGGAAGGCCTGCGCAAACGCGTTGAGAATCTGATAGGCCGAAACCTTTCGGAAGATCTTACTGCTGGGCAGCTTATTAATGAGGCATTGCGGGTAAATCCCCAAACGAAGCTTCGAGGTTCTTCAGGATTACTGGGTGGGACACTGTTGCAATCAGACTATGTCATTGAAATCAGAAAAATTCAGGAAACGCAGGGTCTGTCCAGAGCACTTGTTGATGAATTGATTCGCCGTGTTTTTGATTCTGTTTCACCCGTAGGAAGTGCCCGGGAACGCGTTGGTAAGGATGCTCTGCCGGGGCAGCAACAGAAACCCCGTGCAGAAAAAGCCCAACCTGCTTTCCAGGTTTTTCGTATTGTCTCCGTTGTTGCCAACCTGCGAATCGGAAAAGGCAGGGAACAGCGCATACTGAGTAAGCAGGAAAAAGACACGGTTGTTGACTTTCTGTTGCATTCGAGTGCCCCAGAACAGATTACGTGGGATGCAGTTGCAGAGCTCTTGAAGATAGAGAGGCCCTCCCTCCGAGGGGTGGCACGAGCAGGCATAGATGGCGAGAGTGTCAGTGGACGGCCGCCAACTGATGCAACAACTCAGGTAATTCGTTCGTTGAAGATCCCGACGCTACAGGAGTGGTGGGAACAAGCGGATGAAATTGCTCAGGAAACTTTCATTGACCTCCGCTCAAATGTTGGCAGTGACGATCTTGACCCTGATTCTCTGCAGGAAATTACTCGCCTAATAAGTGCGTTTTCAGATGATGAAAGAGAAAAGCTTGAGGAAGCAACTTTCCCTATGGGAAGAGCAGTTTATAGCGTGGATTCTCTTCGCAGGCTGACCGAATGTATGCGGGAAGATGGAATTGATCTCTATGAGGCGCGAAGAAAAGAATTTGGTGTTTCTGAAGACTGGGAACCACCGGCGGAAGATATTGGCGCTCCTGTCGGCAACCCATCAGTCGATCGTGTTACGAAGCAGGTTGCCCGTTGGCTGAGTGCGGTTGAGAAGAGATGGGGCGTTCCTGATTCAATTAATATTGAGAATGTCCGGGATGGTTTTAGCAGTGAACACGTTACTCGTGAAATTATGCTCCAAAATAAGAAATCCCAAGAGCGTAATGAACGAATTGTCCACGAGATCCATGAGCGACGTGGAATTGATGGTCCTGTTAGGCGCTCTGACATCATAAGATATAAGGTTTTCTCGAGACAGGAAGGAATCTGTCTCTATTGCGGAGAGCCCCTATCGATCGAGAATTTCGAGGTTGACCACATCGTACCGAGGTCCGGTCCTTCATCGACGAACAAGATGCATAACCTAGCAGCGGTCTGCCGGACTTGCAATCATCAAAAATCAGGAATGCCGTTTGCTTTATGGGCAGAGAATTCTGATCGTGATGGCGTGAGCCTTGAGGGAGCAATCAACCGGGTTGGAATGTGGTTGCCTGATCCTGGTATGAGCCGAAAAGACTTTGGACGTCAGAAACAGGAAACGATACGCCGTCTTAAACGGAAACAGATAGATGAGCCTCTGGACGACAGATCAATGGAATCAGTCGCGTGGATGGCTAATGAACTGAGACGCCGGATTGACTACCACTTCAACCATGAGGAGAAAAAGACAGTTGTACGGGTTTTCCGAGGAAGTCTTACTGCTGAGGCGCGGCGTGCTTCCGGTCTTGAAGGCAAGGTGAAGTTGATTGGCGGGCACGGAAAAACACGTTTTGATCGGCGACATCATGCCATGGATGCTCTGACGATTGCTCTCTTAAGACCTTCAGTTGCTCACACTTTGGTACTGCGCCAGAATATTCGCTATGCAGAGCGTTTGACGCAGTCGCCACAGACGTGGAAGGAATTCACAGGCCTTACGATCGCTGATCGCCAAATATGGAATCACTGGCTGCAAGAAATGGATTTGGCTACCGAATATTTCAATTCTCGAATTAGCGCAGACACGATTCCGGTTATGCAAAATCTACGTCTTAAGCTTGGAAATGGAGCGGCGCACAAGGCGAAAATAGGCAAGCTTGAGCATGTCAAACTTTCCGATGCCATGCCAGTGCAATCGATTGATCGTGCTTCAACGCCTGCGCTTTGGTGGGTCTTGACGCACCAACCTGATTTTGATCGTGAAAGTGGTCTTCCAGCAGATCCGTCACGCCGTATTGTCGTGAATGGAGTTCACTACACTGGTGAAAGTGCAGTCGATCTTTTCCCGAAACTTGTTCCAGCAGTGAAAGTACGAAATGGATGGGCAAGCACAAGTTCTTCAATACACCATGTTCGCATTTTCAAAGTTGACGGGAAAAAACCCAAATACTATCAGCTGCGGGTTTTCAAGACAGATCTCATTCCGTATGCCCACGAAGATCTTTTCACAGTACAAATTCCAGCAAAATCGATTAGTGTGCGAACTGCGTTGCCAGCTTTACGAAAGGCAATAGCTTCTGGGCAGGCTAGACAGGTCGGATGGCTCGTTCGGGGCGATGAGCTTCGTTTGCGCGCAACAAACTTTACGAAGGGGAAGATCGCTGATTTCTTTCAAGATTTTCCGGATATGGTGTCTTGGAGGGTGACTGGTTTTGAGAGCACACGGCAGATTAATCTGCGACCATCATTGTTAGCGCTCGAAGGAGCGCCTGAGCAGATCTCCCCTGCAGTGCTTGAAATCTTAAATAGGAGCTGGCGACCAACCTTTAGTGACCTTTTCACCAATGGGAATCCAGTAATCATTCGACGTAATGCTCTGGGTGAGCCACGTGAAGCCAGCAATTCCGGACTACCTTTGAGCATGACATTATAG
- the cas1 gene encoding type II CRISPR-associated endonuclease Cas1 yields MSGQWRVLDFLGFRGQVRSVRGGLEVFDESGHGRRVACADLAVVLFGPGVDFSSGVMNRLMDNATVLFYCDWRGIPRGASYPWSNHSRVGARQIAQCEVSLPKKKNAWAKIVRAKIMGQATTLRLKGASGAGELVALSRQVRSGDPENLEARAARIYWKSFLPSGVRREYGVGRDNINSCLDYGYTILRGHGIRSVLGAGLNPAFGLFHRGRGNLFHLVDDLIEPFRPAIDAAVWDIGLSARLADPSVRKQLVAATTQKFLDDGTCIPTAFDMLAQSYGRYVEGDGARFDVPYWHEFD; encoded by the coding sequence ATGTCGGGGCAATGGCGCGTGCTGGATTTTCTTGGTTTCCGCGGGCAGGTTCGTTCAGTTCGCGGCGGTCTTGAAGTTTTTGACGAAAGTGGTCACGGCAGGCGAGTAGCGTGTGCGGATCTTGCAGTAGTGTTGTTTGGACCCGGAGTGGATTTTTCCTCGGGCGTTATGAACCGTCTAATGGATAACGCGACAGTACTTTTCTATTGTGATTGGCGCGGAATTCCACGCGGCGCTTCCTATCCTTGGTCAAATCATTCGAGAGTTGGTGCGCGTCAGATAGCTCAATGCGAGGTATCACTGCCTAAGAAGAAAAACGCGTGGGCTAAAATTGTCCGTGCAAAAATCATGGGGCAGGCGACGACGCTGAGATTGAAAGGAGCATCTGGCGCTGGAGAGTTGGTTGCTCTTTCTCGTCAAGTGCGTTCGGGCGATCCAGAGAACCTTGAAGCGCGTGCTGCCCGTATATATTGGAAGTCTTTTCTTCCTTCTGGGGTTCGACGAGAATATGGCGTGGGGAGGGACAATATTAATTCGTGTTTGGATTACGGGTACACGATTCTTCGAGGGCACGGAATCCGATCTGTCTTAGGCGCGGGATTGAATCCAGCCTTTGGACTGTTTCATCGGGGACGCGGTAATCTGTTTCATTTGGTCGACGACCTGATTGAGCCGTTCCGACCCGCCATTGATGCAGCTGTGTGGGATATCGGTTTGAGCGCGCGGCTTGCGGATCCGAGTGTGAGGAAGCAGCTGGTGGCGGCTACCACACAAAAGTTTCTTGATGATGGAACGTGTATTCCGACGGCATTTGACATGCTTGCCCAGAGTTATGGCCGCTATGTTGAGGGGGATGGCGCTCGATTTGATGTTCCTTACTGGCATGAGTTCGATTGA
- a CDS encoding aminopeptidase P family protein: MSENETETEQSTDQTMADRGNTRSRRPTSEAFRAFIGSNWGPRPSDLPEQGGAADYLAARHQLAGAPFAGQRLVIPAGTYKVRSNDCDYRFRPHSAFAHLSGLGGEKEPDTVLVLDPIDEGDASGATHEAVLYFKPRASRSSEEFYADSRYGEFWVGARPSIAEMEAMTGLKCAHIDTLRDALAKDAGQVQLRIVPGVDGNVEAMVNEVRQQAGLPVGGDALPDDEKLQEHLSEIRLKKDEYELSELRHAVEVTKQGFDDIIRSLPRAVGHRRGERVIEGAFGAVAREEGNGLGYETIAASGNHANTLHWIDNDGPVREGDLVLVDAGIEVDSLYTADITRTLPVNGIFTEPQKKVYQAVLDACEAALKRARQPNTRFRDIHDAAMEVLADRLEQWGILPVSAKESLSSEGQQHRRWMPHGTSHHLGLDVHDCAQARRELYQDALLEPGMTFTIEPGLYFRADDLAVPEELRGIGVRIEDDVQVNADGSVTRISEDIPRTIDDVEAWIAEVQASGK; the protein is encoded by the coding sequence ATGAGTGAGAACGAAACCGAAACTGAACAATCAACTGATCAAACGATGGCTGACCGCGGCAATACGCGCTCGCGCCGTCCCACCTCAGAGGCGTTCCGCGCTTTCATCGGCTCGAACTGGGGTCCTCGTCCCAGTGACCTGCCCGAACAAGGCGGAGCAGCGGACTACCTGGCAGCCCGGCACCAACTTGCCGGAGCACCCTTTGCCGGACAGCGCCTGGTTATTCCAGCCGGCACCTACAAGGTACGTTCCAATGACTGCGACTACCGTTTCCGCCCGCATTCAGCGTTCGCGCACCTGTCCGGCCTGGGTGGGGAAAAAGAGCCTGACACCGTCCTCGTCCTCGACCCCATTGACGAGGGTGACGCGTCGGGCGCTACCCATGAAGCTGTCCTGTACTTCAAGCCGCGCGCCTCACGATCCTCAGAGGAGTTCTACGCTGATTCACGCTACGGCGAATTCTGGGTGGGAGCGCGCCCGTCGATCGCTGAGATGGAAGCAATGACCGGCCTCAAGTGCGCACATATCGACACGCTGCGCGACGCGCTGGCTAAAGATGCCGGCCAGGTTCAGCTGCGCATCGTGCCCGGTGTTGATGGGAACGTGGAAGCAATGGTTAACGAAGTGCGCCAGCAGGCGGGGCTACCCGTCGGCGGGGACGCACTGCCCGATGATGAGAAGCTCCAGGAGCATCTGTCTGAGATCCGCCTCAAGAAGGATGAATACGAGCTGTCGGAACTGCGCCACGCGGTTGAGGTCACCAAACAGGGTTTTGATGACATTATCCGCAGCCTGCCTCGCGCAGTCGGACACCGCCGTGGGGAGCGCGTCATTGAAGGTGCATTCGGTGCTGTCGCCCGCGAGGAGGGCAACGGCTTGGGCTATGAAACAATCGCCGCTTCCGGTAATCACGCAAACACTCTGCACTGGATTGACAATGACGGTCCCGTTCGCGAGGGCGACCTGGTTCTGGTCGACGCCGGCATCGAAGTCGACTCCCTCTACACCGCCGACATCACCCGAACACTGCCTGTCAACGGCATCTTCACCGAACCGCAGAAGAAGGTCTACCAGGCTGTGCTCGATGCGTGTGAAGCAGCCTTGAAGCGTGCAAGGCAACCGAACACCCGTTTCCGCGATATTCATGACGCGGCGATGGAGGTACTGGCGGATCGCCTCGAGCAGTGGGGCATTCTGCCGGTCAGCGCGAAGGAGTCGCTGTCCAGTGAAGGCCAGCAGCACCGCCGGTGGATGCCGCACGGCACGTCTCACCACCTGGGTCTCGACGTGCATGACTGCGCGCAGGCTCGTCGCGAGCTGTATCAGGATGCGCTGCTGGAGCCAGGTATGACCTTCACCATTGAGCCGGGACTGTACTTCCGTGCCGACGACCTCGCTGTTCCCGAGGAGCTGCGCGGAATCGGCGTGCGTATTGAAGATGACGTGCAGGTCAACGCTGATGGTTCAGTGACCCGCATCTCCGAGGACATTCCCCGCACCATCGACGATGTCGAAGCGTGGATTGCCGAGGTGCAGGCCAGCGGCAAGTAA